A stretch of the Glycine soja cultivar W05 chromosome 13, ASM419377v2, whole genome shotgun sequence genome encodes the following:
- the LOC114382371 gene encoding uncharacterized protein LOC114382371: protein MKKGFSLVLLILLIQYNNVVNANNNKNCVTEDCLIGNKDLESEFYFGSHVARMLYDVSQSVSGKTGNKNNKAVNCPNKQGYRSCLPSKNGGGPKQSCGDYTRVC, encoded by the coding sequence atgaagaagggTTTCTCCCTTGTGCTGCTGATTCTTCTGATCCAGTACAACAACGTTGTCAacgccaacaacaacaaaaactgtGTCACAGAGGATTGCCTCATCGGCAACAAGGATTTGGAATCAGAGTTCTACTTTGGATCCCATGTGGCCAGAATGCTCTACGATGTGAGCCAATCTGTGAGTGGCAAAACAggcaataaaaataacaaagctGTTAATTGTCCAAATAAGCAAGGCTACCGAAGCTGCTTGCCTTCCAAAAACGGTGGTGGCCCTAAGCAAAGTTGTGGCGATTACACCAGGGTTTGCTAA